One Festucalex cinctus isolate MCC-2025b chromosome 3, RoL_Fcin_1.0, whole genome shotgun sequence DNA window includes the following coding sequences:
- the LOC144016388 gene encoding uncharacterized protein LOC144016388 has protein sequence MDEKRSGAGNTAALSADIPPPLRQDETFHVFISYSSTDSQWTHLLIERLEARGLCVCYHERDFTPGRTVLENMSECIQESQKVLLVLSSEFVRSRWCLLEANMSLFRDCLERKPIVPVLLEPAVCVPLHLCHLTYLEAHDTEFMAKLLKVLFTPNWQLQGSTMVPYQPPSIYNGKALQPLTAVNVESLYKWDAGQFSDMDVPDQLRLIVEDQEKYREAIAIINSVSRNKVWMRPLWMRVIAYISGVMMFLLLVGNVLYKSAILHNILPLNTTKGVWATIIICFASVPIGLLVHLSLWKNDDEKHVVREMQKAAGQANAILSEEKLLMGCQSNSKLYLAYVSLDACKGEFAVTFEHLANVEEMFKVAVVRFSSGYACCLAKKHFPFPQPCPGPGHLEGGVCFCQYVSQQLSRGEWK, from the coding sequence ATGGATGAGAAAAGATCTGGTGCAGGCAACACCGCGGCTCTTTCCGCAGACATTCCTCCCCCTCTGAGACAAGACGAGACTTTCCACGTCTTCATCAGCTACAGCAGCACCGACAGCCAGTGGACGCACTTGCTCATAGAGCGGCTAGAAGCTCGCGGCTTGTGCGTCTGCTACCACGAGCGCGACTTCACGCCGGGGCGCACCGTGCTGGAGAACATGTCCGAGTGCATCCAGGAGAGCCAGAAAGTCCTGCTGGTCCTCAGCTCGGAGTTCGTAAGGAGCCGTTGGTGTCTCCTGGAGGCCAACATGTCTCTGTTCAGAGACTGCCTGGAGAGGAAGCCCATCGTCCCCGTGCTTCTGGAGCCGGCGGTCTGCGTCCCTCTCCACCTGTGCCACCTCACCTACCTGGAGGCTCACGACACAGAGTTTATGGCCAAGTTGCTGAAGGTGCTCTTCACCCCCAACTGGCAGCTCCAAGGTTCCACGATGGTTCCTTACCAGCCTCCGTCCATCTACAACGGGAAGGCCCTGCAGCCCTTAACTGCCGTTAACGTGGAAAGTCTTTACAAGTGGGACGCGGGGCAGTTCAGTGACATGGACGTACCGGATCAACTGCGCCTGATCGTTGAGGACCAAGAGAAGTACAGGGAGGCCATTGCCATCATCAACAGTGTGTCTCGTAATAAAGTTTGGATGAGGCCACTCTGGATGAGGGTTATTGCCTACATTAGTGGCGTGatgatgtttttgttattaGTTGGAAATGTCTTGTACAAATCTGCGATATTGCATAATATTTTGCCTTTAAATACTACCAAAGGAGTTTGGGCCACAATCATCATATGTTTCGCCTCCGTTCCAATCGGCTTACTTGTTCACCTTTCTCTTTGGAAGAACGATGACGAGAAGCACGTTGTGAGGGAGATGCAAAAAGCTGCGGGTCAGGCCAACGCAATCCTCAGCGAGGAGAAACTCCTGATGGGGTGTCAGTCCAATTCAAAACTCTATCTGGCGTACGTTTCCCTGGACGCTTGCAAAGGGGAGTTTGCGGTGACATTTGAGCACCTGGCTAACGTGGAGGAGATGTTTAAAGTAGCTGTGGTCCGGTTCTCATCAGGTTATGCCTGCTGCCTTGCGAAAAAGCACTTCCCCTTTCCTCAGCCGTGCCCCGGCCCCGGTCACTTGGAGGGAGGGGTCTGTTTTTGCCAGTACGTTTCCCAGCAACTGAGCCGAGGGGAGTGGAAGTGA
- the LOC144016387 gene encoding uncharacterized protein LOC144016387: MDEKRSGAGNTAALSADIPPPLRQDETFHVFISYSSTDSQWTHLLIERLEARGLCVCYHERDFTPGRTVLENMSECIQESQKVLLVLSSEFVRSRWCLLEANMSLFRDCLERKPIVPVLLEPAVCVPLHLCHLTYLEAHDTEFMAKLLKVLFTPNRQLQGSTMVPYQPPSIYNGKALQPLTAVNVESLYKWDAGQFSDMDVPDQLRLIVEDQEKYREAIAIINSVSRNQVWMRPLWMRVIAYISGVMMFLLLFGVFIYWSMYIMPSILPATPTYVPILERSPFGICFLSVLIGLLVHLSCWKNDDEKHVVREMQKAAGQANAILSEEKLLMGCLTNSKLYLAYVSLDACKREFAVTFEHLANVEEMFKVALVRFSSGYACCLAKRHFPFPQPCPGPGHLEGGVCFCQYVSQQLSQGKWN, from the coding sequence ATGGATGAGAAAAGATCTGGTGCAGGCAACACCGCGGCTCTTTCCGCAGACATTCCTCCCCCTCTGAGACAAGACGAGACTTTCCACGTCTTCATCAGCTACAGCAGCACCGACAGCCAGTGGACGCACTTGCTCATAGAGCGGCTAGAAGCTCGCGGCTTGTGCGTCTGCTACCACGAGCGCGACTTCACGCCGGGGCGCACCGTGCTGGAGAACATGTCCGAGTGCATCCAGGAGAGCCAGAAAGTCCTGCTGGTCCTCAGCTCGGAGTTCGTAAGGAGCCGTTGGTGTCTCCTGGAGGCCAACATGTCTCTGTTCAGAGACTGCCTGGAGAGGAAGCCCATCGTCCCCGTGCTTCTGGAGCCGGCGGTCTGCGTCCCTCTCCACCTGTGCCACCTCACCTACCTGGAGGCTCACGACACAGAGTTTATGGCCAAGTTGCTGAAGGTGCTCTTCACCCCCAACCGGCAGCTCCAAGGTTCCACGATGGTTCCCTACCAGCCTCCGTCCATCTACAACGGGAAGGCCCTGCAGCCCTTAACTGCCGTTAACGTGGAAAGTCTTTACAAGTGGGACGCGGGGCAGTTCAGTGACATGGACGTACCGGATCAACTGCGCCTGATCGTTGAGGACCAAGAGAAGTACAGGGAGGCCATTGCCATCATCAACAGTGTGTCTCGTAATCAAGTTTGGATGAGGCCACTCTGGATGAGGGTTATTGCCTACATTAGTGGCGTGatgatgtttttgttattatttggaGTGTTTATATACTGGTCAATGTACATAATGCCTAGTATTTTGCCTGCGACACCCACCTATGTTCCCATATTAGAGAGGTCGCCATTCGGCATATGTTTCCTCTCCGTTCTAATCGGCTTACTCGTTCACCTTTCTTGTTGGAAGAACGATGACGAGAAGCACGTTGTGAGGGAGATGCAAAAAGCTGCGGGTCAGGCCAACGCAATCCTCAGCGAGGAGAAACTCCTGATGGGTTGTCTGACCAATTCAAAACTCTATCTGGCGTACGTTTCCCTGGATGCTTGCAAACGGGAGTTTGCGGTGACATTTGAGCACCTGGCTAACGTGGAGGAGATGTTTAAAGTAGCTCTGGTCCGGTTCTCATCAGGTTATGCCTGCTGCCTTGCGAAAAGGCACTTCCCCTTTCCTCAGCCGTGCCCCGGCCCGGGTCACTTGGAGGGAGGGGTCTGTTTTTGCCAGTACGTTTCCCAGCAACTGAGCCAAGGGAAGTGGAACTGA